Proteins encoded in a region of the Botrytis cinerea B05.10 chromosome 11, complete sequence genome:
- the Bcgpn3 gene encoding Bcgpn3, with protein MSKFGVLVMGPAGAGKTTFCTGLINHLQNNRRSCFYINLDPAAETFSHEPDLDIKDLISLEDVMEEMGLGPNGGLIYCFEFLLENLDFLSEAIEPLTEEYLIIIDMPGQIELYTHIPILPALVKFLTKTGALDINLCAAYLLEATFVVDRAKFFAGTLSAMSAMIMLEVPHVNILSKMDLVKGQVAKRELKRFLDPDTSLLDDDQEEDDGEGEAKDAQTLMKGNSFRRLNKAVAGLIDSFSMVSYLRLDVQSEDSVGGILSYIDDAIQFHEAQEPKEPNDEVEYDEAE; from the exons ATGAGTAAATTCGGTGTCCTAGTAATGGGACCTGCAGGTGCGGGAAAA ACTACCTTCTGTACCGGTCTCATAAATCATCTCCAAAACAATCGTCGTTCCTGCTTCTATATTAATCTTGACCCGGCGGCCGAAACTTTCTCCCACGAACCCGATCTCGACATCAAAGATCTTATATCCCTCGAAGATGTCATGGAAGAAATGGGTCTAGGTCCCAACGGTGGTCTAATCTATTGTTTCGAGTTCCTTCTCGAAAATCTCGATTTCCTTTCCGAAGCCATCGAGCCTCTTACCGAAGAATATCTCATTATAATCGATATGCCAGGTCAGATAGAACTATACACACATATCCCAATCTTGCCTGCTCTGGTAAAATTCTTGACCAAGACGGGCGCATTGGATATTAATCTATGCGCGGCGTATCTGTTAGAAGCAACATTTGTGGTTGACCGTGCGAAGTTTTTTGCAGGCACTTTATCTGCTATGAGTGCGATGATTATGCTCGAAGTTCCACACGTCAATATTCTATCCAAGATGGATTTAGTAAAAGGTCAAGTCGCAAAGAGGGAACTCAAACGATTCTTAGATCCGGATACGTCGTTATTGGATGATGAtcaggaagaagatgatggggagggagaagCAAAGGATGCGCAAACGTTGATGAAGGGGAACAGTTTCCGCAGATTGAATAAGGCCGTTGCGGGTTTGATTGACAGTTTCAGTATGGTATCGTATTTGAGACTGGATGTGCAGAGTGAGGATAGTGTTGGGGGAATCTTGAGTTACATTGATGATGCTATTCAATTTCATGAGGCGCAAGAACCAAAGGAGCCAAATGATGAGGTGGAATATGATGAGGCAGAATAA
- the Bos4 gene encoding Bos4: MSSEISPRAVRFTGGDDNHRFDSLKSSVIMERPHVETSDSGGSGSSADSHDFVEHLSPDAAHDAHPDAFHPIDPRPQMNSMNSSMRSRGSNSETNGAIYSRETAFSPPPQTPLNGATARSQRPTAPARTPSSTYAPARRPPQAPYMSISDRHRSGSNSRFNRQDPSGAYRAQERAYVQRLRQNDPPFEYFAEPYTPSLGYGTGSDTEEESPSELQFDGDPFDQETVLFYNNDDIQPTQEDLKDPANRERLEWHGMLASVLTGDVVRQEKKRLIGNSENKAENIGTEIWLGIRSKVCGRSLGAQRRILEDTRANLDTVLEEIIKFQVQGESEAGKSPIDQVRGIVAKIEKCESLYPSRTGLEMANKLAASTQFAATCDAVISWHNTTELINIELAILQNWVGNPELDFTKVRQRSPSGHGLSDESSFIDRLLKEDGLRSLQGDKSILLGVSEVIMKAKNTLIENSEGFAKRHLPPYIEELLTLINFPSRLIEEIIKVRLNYAKKMRESTQQNTMMAEQMISQFRILLKLAILIKQEYLTISNPEPGWDLPPCIDESFDQVVLDALKFYFKMLNWKLGGNKNTFKEAEVLEQEWDFSNEIGRHLQGGDVEVAEQFSSLTHKAFFRLNTTFEREMVRKPQETASEMTKRYKQSLDSVRVRQRMLQRFSRVLSDRFENSTDFSIAMKQSGLQELYSRLIETGHFLVYTASIEHDGIFLIASPSLYNRPQDIQSILGTCYHTEDIQEDPSNPYILILRPEVPIGWDGRQVDSALININIDLKVGHLRLIADGSQARLSNARIAFLDSIGIHLDMVVEQRSHLKKVHIKLTDIKKVVYKLSNLIMDSVEIVRKQTKGLECQELIQTCFIFATEFGQRSLPYMDRNRKQMNNIKLTKIALDWVSFICDDCVPTDRKTFRWAVLALEFAMGMTQGQHILALGEDEYTRLRSKVSGCMSLLISHFDIMGARSNLAAQAEKQRVETLNGQFRKMDIRGMADDEESAAFVLNQRLELIADLDEERKVIEAERQALGRVLEENNEADRSLTHLSASPSNINMRWQQGNFVGGGTFGSVYAAINLDSGHLMAVKEIRLQDPNLIPTIAAQIADEMHVLEVLDHPNVVSYHGIEVHRDKVYIFMEYCSGGSLAGLLEHGRIEDEQVIMVYALQLLEGLAYLHESGIVHRDIKPENILLDHNGVIKYVDFGAAKVIARQGKTLVTATTASIANKNKSMTGTPMYMSPEVIKGENPGRAGSVDVWSLGCVILEMATGRRPWTSLDNEWAIMYNIAQGNPPQMPSPDQLSPQGIDFIKKCFIRDPKKRASAPELLQHEWIVAIKSQVSIEPQTPSDSGSSQSSTRGSFIN; the protein is encoded by the exons ATGAGCTCGGAGATTTCACCTCGTGCTGTACGTTTCACAGGCGGGGACGACAACCACAGGTTCGATTCATTAAAATCTTCGGTGATCATGGAGCGCCCACATGTCGAAACCAGCGACTCTGGAGGCTCTGGTTCTTCTGCAGATTCCCACGACTTTGTCGAACATTTAAGCCCGGATGCTGCACACGACGCACATCCCGATGCCTTTCACCCTATCGATCCTCGACCCCAGATGAATAGTATGAATTCGAGCATGCGTAGTCGAGGCAGCAATTCAGAAACAAATGGAGCGATATACAGCCGCGAAACTGCATTCAGCCCTCCGCCACAGACTCCTTTGAATGGCGCAACGGCCAGATCTCAGAGGCCTACTGCACCAGCCCGAACTCCTTCGAGTACATACGCGCCTGCGCGGCGACCTCCACAAGCTCCATACATGTCAATTTCGGATCGTCATCGATCCGGCTCAAACTCGAGATTTAATAGACAAGACCCAAGTGGCGCATATCGTGCGCAAGAAAGAGCTTATGTGCAACGACTACGGCAAAATGACCCACCCTTCGAATATTTCGCTGAACCTTACACACCTAGTCTTGGATATGGAACGGGATCAGATACTGAAGAGGAATCCCCATCAGAGTTACAATTCGATGGTGACCCCTTCGATCAAGAGACTGTACTTTTCTACAACAACGATGACATACAACCTACTCAGGAAGACTTGAAAGATCCCGCAAATAGAGAACGTCTGGAATGGCATGGGATGTTAGCATCTGTGCTAACCGGAGACGTAGTTAGGCAAGAGAAGAAACGTTTAATTGGTAATTCGGAAAACAAAGCAGAAAACATTGGCACCGAGATCTGGCTTGGTATACGATCAAAGGTATGCGGCAGAAGTCTAGGGGCCCAGCGACGAATATTAGAAGACACCCGGGCCAACCTTGACACCGTTCTAGAGGAAATTATTAAGTTTCAGGTGCAAGGTGAGAGTGAGGCTGGGAAGTCACCTATTGATCAAGTGCGGGGCATAGTTGCAAAGATTGAGAAGTGTGAAAGTCTATACCCATCTCGCACTGGCTTGGAAATGGCGAATAAACTGGCAGCGTCTACACAATTCGCTGCTACCTGCGACGCCGTCATATCATGGCACAATACCACCGAACTTATCAACATTGAGCTTGCCATCCTGCAAAACTGGGTAGGGAATCCGGAACTCGACTTCACCAAAGTGAGACAGCGCTCACCTTCAGGACACGGACTCTCCGACgaatcttcattcattgacAGGTTGCTCAAGGAGGATGGGTTAAGATCTCTACAAGGCGATAAAAGCATACTTTTAGGTGTATCTGAGGTTATCATGAAAGCAAAGAATAcattgattgagaattccGAAGGGTTTGCGAAACGCCATTTACCTCCTTATATCGAAGAGTTACTCACTCTCATAAACTTCCCGTCGCGCCTCATTGAAGAGATTATCAAGGTTCGACTAAACTATGCGAAGAAGATGCGAGAATCCACTCAGCAGAACACCATGATGGCCGAGCAAATGATTTCGCAGTTCAGAATATTACTGAAACTTGCCATATTAATTAAGCAGGAGTACCTAACGATTTCAAATCCCGAGCCTGGGTGGGATTTACCACCTTGTATCGATGAGTCTTTTGACCAAGTAGTTTTAGATGCCCTTAAGTTTTACTTCAAGATGCtcaattggaaattgggCGGAAACAAGAACACTTTTAAAGAAGCCGAAGTTCTTGAGCAAGAATGGGACTTCTCTAACGAGATCGGACGACATCTACAAGGCGGTGATGTTGAAGTGGCCGAGCAGTTTAGTTCTCTTACCCACAAGGCCTTCTTCCGGCTAAATACCACTTTCGAAAGAGAAATGGTGAGAAAGCCACAGGAAACAGCTTCTGAGATGACGAAGCGTTACAAGCAGAGTCTAGACTCCGTTCGTGTGCGGCAGCGTATGTTACAAAGATTTTCCAGAGTTTTGAGTGATCGCTTCGAAAACTCGACGGACTTCAGCATTGCTATGAAGCAGAGTGGTTTGCAAGAACTCTACTCAAGGCTTATTGAAACTGGTCACTTCTTGGTGTATACTGCGAGCATCGAGCACGATGGCATCTTCCTCATAGCCTCTCCATCTTTGTACAATCGACCCCAAGATATCCAGTCCATTCTAGGAACCTGCTATCACACTGAGGACATACAAGAAGATCCTAGCAAtccttatatattaattcttcGCCCCGAGGTACcaataggatgggatggtcgACAAGTCGATTCGGCTTTGATAAACATCAACatagatttgaaagttgGCCATCTTCGACTTATTGCAGATGGATCACAAGCCAGATTATCAAATGCTCGCATTGCGTTTTTAGATTCGATCGGAATTCATCTTGATATGGTGGTTGAACAGAGATCCCATCTCAAGAAAGTTCACATTAAATTGACCGACATTAAGAAAGTAGTGTATAAGCTATCGAACTTGATAATGGACAGCGTTGAAATTGTTcgaaaacaaacaaaaggGCTGGAGTGTCAAGAACTCATCCAAACCTGTTTCATCTTCGCTACCGAGTTTGGTCAGCGGTCTTTGCCTTATATGGATCGAAACCGAAAGCAAATGAACAACATCAAACTCACAAAGATTGCCCTTGATTGGGTGAGCTTCATTTGTGATGACTGCGTTCCTACGGACCGTAAAACATTCAGATGGGCTGTACTTGCACTTGAATTTGCAATGGGTATGACTCAAGGCCAACATATTCTAGCATTAGGGGAAGATGAGTATACAAGACTTCGATCCAAGGTCTCGGGATGTATGTCTCTACTAATTTcacattttgatatcatggGTGCAAGATCAAACTTGGCCGCTCAAGCAGAGAAACAGCGGGTGGAGACCTTAAATGGTCAATTTAGGAAGATGGATATCAGGGGAATGGCTGACGATGAGGAATCAGCTGCTTTTGTTCTCAACCAGCGCCTTGAACTGATAGCTGATCTTGATGAAGAACGAAAGGTTATCGAGGCAGAAAGACAAGCTCTCGGCAGAGTTCTTGAAGAAAACAACGAAGCAGACCGATCTCTCACGCATCTTTCTGCTTCCCcatctaatatcaatatgcGCTGGCAACAAGGCAACTTTGTTGGAGGTGGTACCTTTGGATCAGTGTACGCTGCGATCAATCTGGACTCTGGTCATCTTATGGCTGTGAAGGAGATTCGTCTACAAGATCCTAACCTTATTCCCACAATTGCTGCTCAGATTGCCGATGAGATGCATGTCTTAGAGGTTCTCGATCACCCCAACGTGGTTTCATATCATGGAATTGAAGTCCATCGCGACAAAGTCTATATTTTCATGGAGTACTGTTCTGGCGGGTCACTTGCAGGTCTTCTGGAGcatggaagaattgaagacgAACAGGTTATAATGGTGTACGCTTTGCAACTTCTTGAAGGTCTAGCATATCTTCACGAAAGTGGCATTGTTCATCGTGACATCAAACCAGAAA ATATTCTTCTCGATCACAACGGTGTGATTAAATACGTAGATTTTGGCGCCGCAAAGGTTATTGCTCGTCAAGGTAAAACACTTGTCACTGCGACTACAGCCAGTATTGccaataaaaacaaatccaTGACTGGAACCCCAATGTACATGTCGCCTGAAGTCATCAAAGGAGAGAACCCAGGACGAGCTGGTTCAGTCGATGTCTGGTCACTCGGCTGCGTTATCCTTGAAATGGCTACAGGTCGTCGACCCTGGACATCTCTTGATAACGAATGGGCCATCATGTACAATATCGCCCAAGGCAATCCTCCTCAAATGCCATCACCAGATCAACTCAGCCCTCAGGGTATTGATTTCATCAAGAAATGCTTTATCAGAGACCCCAAGAAACGTGCTTCAGCACCGGAGCTCTTACAACACGAATGGATTGTTGCAATCAAGAGCCAGGTCTCTATCGAGCCACAAACACCAAGCGATAGTGGAAGCTCTCAGTCTAGTACCAGGGGGAGTTTCATTAATTGA